From a region of the Agromyces ramosus genome:
- a CDS encoding alanine racemase, producing MPLDLRMSGTGADAPSWRTPDRYWPELTAATAHLDAPVGALHLGALRHNALDMQQRANGTPIRVASKSVRVREVTEALLRLPGYHGVLAYTLAEALWLADTIDDIVVGYPTAERGSIRRLAGDSDLASRVTLMVDSPGQLDLVDSVLPPGRRETIRVCLELDASWDAPVLGHLGVRRSPVHDPADAGALAAYIVARPGFELVGMMSYEAQIAGVVNRPAGRPIDGALNRWMQSRSMPELVERRARAVAAVREHAELEFVNGGGTGSLELTSADPSVTEIAAGSGILGGHLFDGYAHFTPAPAAAFALDVVRRPSAAHATILGGGWIASGPPGDDRQPRLVWPEGLSMEPREMAGEVQTPVTGRNARLLAVGDRVWFRHTKSGELAEHLNEFAIVDGGEVVDTVPTYRGAGKAFL from the coding sequence ATGCCGCTCGACCTCCGGATGAGCGGCACCGGGGCGGATGCCCCGAGCTGGCGCACGCCCGACCGGTACTGGCCCGAGCTCACCGCCGCGACCGCCCACCTCGATGCCCCGGTCGGGGCGCTGCACCTCGGGGCACTCCGCCACAACGCGCTCGACATGCAGCAGCGCGCGAACGGAACGCCCATCCGGGTCGCCTCGAAGTCCGTGCGCGTGCGGGAGGTCACCGAGGCGCTTCTCCGTCTTCCCGGCTACCACGGCGTGCTCGCCTACACGCTCGCCGAGGCGCTCTGGCTCGCCGACACGATCGACGACATCGTGGTCGGGTATCCCACGGCCGAGCGTGGGAGCATCCGTCGCCTCGCCGGCGACTCCGACCTCGCGAGCCGCGTCACGCTGATGGTCGACTCGCCGGGCCAGCTCGACCTCGTCGACTCGGTGCTCCCGCCCGGCAGGCGGGAGACGATCCGCGTGTGCCTCGAGCTCGATGCGTCGTGGGATGCCCCGGTGCTCGGCCACCTCGGGGTGCGCCGCTCGCCCGTGCACGACCCGGCCGACGCAGGCGCCCTCGCCGCGTACATCGTCGCCCGTCCCGGATTCGAGCTCGTCGGCATGATGTCGTATGAGGCGCAGATCGCGGGGGTCGTGAACCGGCCGGCGGGCCGGCCGATCGACGGCGCGCTCAACCGGTGGATGCAGTCCCGCTCGATGCCCGAGCTCGTCGAGCGGCGCGCACGCGCCGTCGCGGCGGTGCGTGAGCACGCCGAGCTCGAGTTCGTCAACGGTGGCGGCACCGGCTCGCTCGAGCTCACCTCGGCCGACCCGTCGGTGACCGAGATCGCCGCTGGCTCGGGTATCCTCGGCGGGCACCTCTTCGACGGCTACGCCCACTTCACGCCGGCGCCGGCCGCCGCCTTCGCCCTCGACGTCGTGCGGCGGCCGAGCGCCGCCCACGCGACGATCCTCGGCGGCGGGTGGATCGCGTCGGGCCCGCCCGGCGACGACCGTCAGCCGCGGCTGGTGTGGCCCGAGGGGCTCAGCATGGAGCCGCGCGAGATGGCGGGCGAGGTGCAGACGCCCGTGACCGGGCGCAACGCCCGGCTTCTCGCCGTGGGCGATCGCGTGTGGTTCCGGCACACGAAATCGGGGGAGCTCGCCGAGCATCTCAACGAGTTCGCGATCGTCGACGGTGGCGAGGTCGTCGACACGGTGCCCACGTATCGCGGCGCCGGCAAGGCCTTCCTGTGA
- a CDS encoding D-arabinono-1,4-lactone oxidase, translated as MTASGGTWRNWARTESVRPLRVERPATAGAVQRAVASAAASGLRIKPVGSGHSFTGIAVAPGVQLDLTDLTGLIDADVATARVTLAAGTRLHELPQLLAPYGLALPNMGDIDKQTIAGATSTGTHGTGLGFGGLATQIVAAKLVTGTGELIHVSETDRSELLPAVRLGLGALGVLVEVTLQLVRRFVLHAVEEPEPLEEVLEGWEQRVRAADHFEFYWFPHTDTALTKTNTRLPGDAPRRPLKRVPRWVDDELLANGVYRGVCALGRVAPRTTPFFARQVDKLTGDRDFADFSPAVFTTNRTVRFCEMEYAVPLAAVPDAFRDVRSLIERRGWRISFPLEVRAAASDENWLSTAYGRETGYVAVHRYFREDPTEYFSAVEAIMREHGGRPHWGKMHTQAAESLSAVYPRFADFQRVRDELDPERRFANPYLDRVLGA; from the coding sequence GTGACGGCGAGCGGCGGCACGTGGCGAAACTGGGCCCGAACGGAGTCGGTGCGACCGCTCCGGGTCGAGCGGCCGGCCACGGCCGGAGCGGTGCAGCGGGCCGTGGCGTCTGCTGCGGCATCCGGCCTGCGCATCAAGCCCGTCGGGTCGGGCCACAGTTTCACGGGCATCGCCGTCGCGCCGGGCGTGCAGCTCGACCTCACCGATCTCACGGGTCTCATCGACGCGGATGTCGCGACCGCCCGCGTGACGCTCGCCGCCGGCACGCGCCTGCACGAGCTGCCCCAGCTGCTCGCCCCGTACGGGCTCGCGCTGCCGAACATGGGCGACATCGACAAGCAGACGATCGCCGGCGCGACGTCGACCGGCACGCACGGCACCGGACTCGGCTTCGGCGGGCTCGCGACGCAGATCGTCGCCGCGAAGCTCGTGACCGGCACCGGTGAGCTCATCCACGTGAGCGAGACCGATCGATCCGAGCTGTTGCCCGCCGTTCGCCTCGGCCTCGGCGCCCTCGGCGTGCTCGTCGAGGTGACCCTGCAGCTCGTGCGGCGATTCGTGCTGCACGCCGTCGAAGAGCCCGAGCCGCTCGAGGAGGTGCTCGAGGGGTGGGAGCAGCGCGTGCGCGCGGCCGACCACTTCGAGTTCTACTGGTTTCCGCACACCGACACGGCGCTGACGAAGACGAACACGCGCCTGCCCGGAGACGCCCCGCGCAGGCCGCTTAAGCGCGTGCCGCGTTGGGTCGATGACGAGCTGCTCGCGAACGGCGTCTACCGCGGCGTCTGCGCACTCGGCCGCGTCGCGCCCCGCACGACGCCTTTCTTCGCGCGGCAGGTCGACAAGCTCACGGGCGACCGCGACTTCGCCGACTTCTCGCCCGCGGTGTTCACGACCAACCGCACCGTGCGGTTCTGCGAGATGGAGTACGCCGTGCCGCTCGCGGCGGTGCCCGATGCGTTCCGCGACGTACGGTCGCTGATCGAGCGGAGGGGATGGCGCATCAGCTTCCCGCTCGAGGTTCGTGCTGCGGCATCCGACGAGAACTGGCTTTCGACCGCATACGGTCGCGAGACCGGCTACGTTGCGGTGCACCGGTACTTCCGTGAAGACCCCACCGAGTACTTCAGCGCGGTCGAGGCGATCATGCGCGAGCACGGCGGACGCCCGCACTGGGGCAAGATGCACACGCAGGCCGCCGAGAGCCTGAGCGCGGTGTACCCGCGGTTCGCCGACTTCCAGCGGGTGCGCGACGAGCTCGACCCCGAGCGCCGCTTCGCGAACCCGTACCTCGATCGGGTGCTCGGCGCCTGA